A genome region from Stenotrophomonas maltophilia includes the following:
- a CDS encoding XVIPCD domain-containing protein, with translation MTTLSAETERLLGEFAGKTDVTSDQVDNLRSVIAGSPVLAKQVDAAIAAGYLERFELLPAASNAGGTYETGTKSINLPASSLSTPAAPDRFDAAEVAFVLGHEIQHGFNDADVERAYVQFDADVEQIAGRTTSHDYTEAIGTLLAANRRDEASSNIAGWNALVSQVRANDPDATLRDLYEASPRSTDVIQSRPGPPITYAPHPELTLNADLTISPTAANIEGMAKHYYDQGVSTGLGHHGNSDYQNFYGVQAIELVSGYEAANPAPDGVSRMEVNMKKLGLDERLLEQNGLNLGEGSPLRQPYFDTSTSPSTLHYFDHTEGTHVHVPITAQHAAAGAGVQMPLMDGRDRSLHEQIRGKVAELDAANGRSFDASSERLSASLLVLARENGLDRVDHVVLSRQTDGAGAAQNIFVVKGPLDDPASLRASSPTAEATQRPVQDSLDTLAVVNQRQASQEQTRTQVQEQQRSALSH, from the coding sequence ATGACGACCCTTTCCGCAGAAACGGAACGCCTGCTGGGCGAATTCGCCGGCAAGACCGACGTCACCAGCGACCAGGTCGACAACCTGCGCAGCGTCATCGCGGGTTCGCCTGTACTAGCAAAGCAGGTGGACGCAGCCATCGCGGCAGGCTACCTGGAACGCTTCGAACTGCTTCCCGCTGCAAGCAATGCCGGGGGCACCTACGAGACGGGCACGAAATCCATAAACCTGCCCGCCAGCAGCCTGTCGACCCCTGCGGCGCCGGACAGGTTCGACGCGGCCGAGGTTGCCTTTGTGCTCGGACACGAGATCCAGCACGGCTTCAACGATGCAGATGTCGAGCGTGCCTACGTGCAGTTCGATGCCGACGTGGAGCAGATCGCAGGCCGTACCACGAGCCATGATTACACCGAGGCGATCGGCACCCTGCTCGCGGCCAACCGCCGCGATGAGGCCTCTTCGAACATCGCAGGCTGGAATGCGCTGGTCAGCCAGGTACGCGCCAACGACCCGGACGCTACCCTGCGCGACCTGTATGAAGCCAGCCCCCGCTCAACAGACGTCATACAGTCGCGACCCGGGCCGCCGATCACCTATGCACCGCACCCGGAGCTGACCCTCAATGCGGACCTGACCATCTCCCCCACCGCAGCCAACATCGAGGGAATGGCCAAGCACTATTACGATCAGGGCGTCAGCACCGGCCTGGGCCATCATGGGAATTCGGACTACCAGAATTTCTACGGCGTCCAGGCGATCGAACTGGTCAGCGGATACGAGGCCGCGAATCCGGCGCCCGACGGTGTGAGCCGGATGGAAGTGAACATGAAGAAGCTGGGGCTGGACGAGCGCCTGCTGGAGCAGAACGGGCTCAACCTCGGCGAGGGCTCGCCCCTACGCCAGCCCTACTTCGATACCAGCACCTCGCCGTCGACGCTGCACTACTTCGACCACACCGAGGGCACACACGTCCATGTGCCCATCACCGCACAGCATGCGGCAGCGGGCGCTGGCGTGCAGATGCCGCTCATGGATGGTCGCGACCGTTCGCTGCACGAGCAGATCCGCGGCAAGGTAGCGGAGCTGGATGCTGCCAATGGACGCAGTTTCGATGCCTCCAGCGAACGCTTGAGCGCCAGCCTGCTGGTGCTGGCCCGCGAAAACGGGCTGGACCGGGTCGACCATGTGGTGCTCAGCCGCCAGACCGATGGTGCAGGCGCCGCGCAGAACATCTTCGTGGTGAAGGGGCCGCTGGACGATCCGGCCTCGCTGCGCGCGTCATCGCCCACCGCCGAGGCCACGCAACGCCCGGTGCAGGACAGCCTGGATACGCTTGCCGTGGTCAACCAGCGACAGGCCTCGCAGGAACAGACCCGCACCCAGGTGCAGGAACAGCAGCGCAGCGCGTTGTCGCACTGA